A genomic window from Salvelinus namaycush isolate Seneca chromosome 5, SaNama_1.0, whole genome shotgun sequence includes:
- the LOC120047789 gene encoding protein S100-A11-like, translating into MESAIDVLVSQFKAFAGSDGSSDTLSRDEFQSLVKTQLPNFVKNAGDPAVIDRLMDSIDENNDGELTFLEFWQLIGRLANQHGGFIQ; encoded by the exons ATGGAGTCAGCCATTGATGTACTCGTGTCCCAGTTCAAGGCGTTTGCTGGAAGTGATGGATCCTCAGACACACTGAGCAGAGATGAGTTCCAGAGCCTGGTCAAAACACAACTCCCCAACTTCGTTAAG AACGCTGGTGACCCAGCTGTCATCGACCGACTCATGGACTCAATTGACGAGAACAACGACGGAGAGCTCACCTTCCTGGAGTTCTGGCAGCTGATTGGACGACTAGCAAATCAACACGGCGGCTTTATCCAATAG